A genomic region of Friedmanniella luteola contains the following coding sequences:
- a CDS encoding glycoside hydrolase family 16 protein: MTEQPPGPTSLDERFAAGLDEQTWTPAYMPAWSSRAAAAATWSVQADGLHLSLPPEHPRWCPDLHPGALRVSAVQSGNWSGPLGSTRGQQPFADGLVVTEEQPAQWGCTPWYGRVEVECRAVLDPASMFSAWMVGLEDRPERCGEICLVEVFGDTVAGGSVGLGSGLHPFRDPALHEEFSAEPTALDVAGWHRYAVTWTPDGVTFSVDGRTHRTSAQSPAYPMELVLAVFDFPDRRTAPATLVTELDVRQVQVRPPG, translated from the coding sequence GTGACCGAGCAGCCTCCCGGCCCGACGTCGCTCGACGAGCGCTTCGCCGCCGGCCTCGACGAGCAGACCTGGACGCCCGCCTACATGCCGGCGTGGAGCTCCCGGGCCGCGGCCGCGGCCACCTGGTCGGTGCAGGCGGACGGCCTGCACCTGAGCCTGCCGCCCGAGCACCCGCGGTGGTGTCCCGACCTGCACCCCGGCGCCCTGCGCGTCTCGGCGGTGCAGAGCGGCAACTGGTCCGGCCCGCTCGGCAGCACGCGCGGCCAGCAGCCGTTCGCCGACGGGCTCGTCGTGACCGAGGAGCAGCCGGCGCAGTGGGGCTGCACCCCCTGGTACGGCCGCGTGGAGGTGGAGTGCCGGGCGGTCCTCGACCCGGCCTCGATGTTCTCGGCCTGGATGGTGGGGCTGGAGGACCGGCCGGAGCGGTGCGGGGAGATCTGCCTGGTCGAGGTGTTCGGCGACACGGTCGCGGGCGGGTCGGTCGGGCTCGGCTCGGGCCTGCACCCCTTCCGCGATCCCGCCCTGCACGAGGAGTTCAGCGCCGAGCCGACCGCGCTCGACGTCGCGGGGTGGCACCGCTACGCGGTCACCTGGACCCCGGACGGCGTCACGTTCTCCGTCGACGGGCGGACGCACCGGACCTCGGCCCAGTCCCCGGCCTACCCGATGGAGCTGGTCCTCGCCGTCTTCGACTTCCCCGACCGGCGGACGGCCCCGGCCACGCTGGTGACCGAGCTCGACGTCCGCCAGGTGCAGGTCCGACCGCCCGGCTGA
- the rlmB gene encoding 23S rRNA (guanosine(2251)-2'-O)-methyltransferase RlmB translates to MPGNSQRKGAVRRKGKGNTAGSGGRVRRGLEGRGATPRAEDRPYHKSYVSPKAAAAAAARGRGDRGSGPTQRTGRPGTGPEWVAGRNPVLEAMQAGIPIKTAYISEGAERDDRLRDILKLAADTKTPMLEVTRDQLDKMTGGAIHQGVALQLPEFTYAHPDDLLAAALDTDGEPLVVALDSITDPRNLGAVVRSSAAFGAQGVLIPERRSAGMTAAAWKTSAGAAARIPIARATNLNRALRAYKDAGFFLVGLDGEAETDIADLPQTSGPLLLVVGSEGDGLSRLVREACDTLASIPITASVESLNAGVATGIALYEIARSRR, encoded by the coding sequence ATGCCCGGGAACAGCCAGCGCAAGGGCGCCGTCCGCCGCAAGGGCAAGGGCAACACCGCCGGCTCCGGCGGACGCGTCCGCCGGGGTCTGGAAGGCCGCGGCGCGACGCCGCGGGCCGAGGACCGGCCGTACCACAAGTCCTACGTCTCGCCCAAGGCCGCGGCGGCCGCCGCCGCCCGCGGTCGGGGCGACCGCGGCAGCGGGCCGACCCAGCGCACCGGCCGGCCCGGCACGGGCCCGGAGTGGGTGGCGGGCCGCAACCCCGTCCTCGAGGCCATGCAGGCCGGCATCCCCATCAAGACGGCCTACATCAGCGAGGGCGCGGAGCGCGACGACCGGCTGCGCGACATCCTCAAGCTGGCGGCCGACACCAAGACGCCGATGCTCGAGGTGACCCGCGACCAGCTCGACAAGATGACGGGCGGCGCGATCCACCAAGGCGTCGCCCTGCAGCTGCCGGAGTTCACCTACGCGCACCCCGACGACCTGCTGGCCGCCGCGCTGGACACCGACGGCGAGCCGCTGGTCGTGGCGCTCGACTCCATCACCGACCCCCGCAACCTCGGGGCCGTGGTCCGCTCGTCCGCCGCCTTCGGCGCCCAGGGCGTGCTGATCCCCGAGCGCCGCTCCGCGGGCATGACGGCCGCCGCGTGGAAGACGTCCGCCGGCGCCGCGGCCCGGATCCCGATCGCCCGGGCCACCAACCTCAACCGGGCGCTGCGGGCGTACAAGGACGCCGGGTTCTTCCTCGTCGGCCTCGACGGCGAGGCGGAGACCGACATCGCCGACCTCCCCCAGACCAGCGGCCCGCTGCTGCTCGTGGTGGGCAGCGAGGGCGACGGGCTGTCCCGGCTGGTCCGGGAGGCCTGCGACACCCTGGCGTCCATCCCGATCACCGCGTCGGTGGAGTCGCTGAACGCGGGCGTGGCCACGGGCATCGCCCTCTACGAGATCGCCCGCAGCCGCCGCTGA
- the cysS gene encoding cysteine--tRNA ligase codes for MYDTATRTVRDFVPVVPGRVSIYHCGLTVQSAPHVGHIRKEVVFDVLRRWLTARGHAVTVIANVTDIDDKILTKSAEAGVPWFAHAYRFERELHDAYAALGCEPPTYEPRATGHIPEMVELIEVLVERGHAYAAEDGSGDVYFDVRSWPAYGSLSGQRIDDMEAAEDADPRGKRDPRDFALWKGHKRGEPATASWPTPWGRGRPGWHLECSAMAGKYLGDEFDIHGGGLDLRFPHHENELAQSTAAGQRFARFWMHNAWVTAAGEKMSKSLGNGALVSEVTQAYPPRAVRFYLAQPHYRSAIEFSDDSLAEATAALARIDGFVTRAAELVPDAPAAALPEAFVAAMDDDLSTPAAVAVLYAAVRDGNTALDAGDLDTLALQLGRTRAMLGVLGLDADDPVWQRGGAAGAGQDYRPVVDGLVAALVEQRAAARARKDFTAADAVRNALAALGVVLEDTPRGTRWSLAAPPEITTGA; via the coding sequence CTGTACGACACCGCTACCCGCACGGTCCGGGACTTCGTCCCCGTGGTCCCCGGCCGGGTGTCGATCTACCACTGCGGGCTCACCGTCCAGTCGGCGCCGCACGTCGGGCACATCCGCAAGGAGGTCGTCTTCGACGTCCTGCGGCGCTGGCTCACCGCCCGTGGCCACGCGGTCACCGTGATCGCGAACGTCACCGACATCGACGACAAGATCCTCACCAAGTCGGCGGAGGCCGGGGTCCCCTGGTTCGCCCACGCCTACCGCTTCGAGCGCGAGCTCCACGACGCCTACGCGGCGCTGGGCTGCGAGCCGCCCACCTACGAGCCGCGGGCGACGGGGCACATCCCCGAGATGGTCGAGCTGATCGAGGTGCTGGTCGAGCGGGGCCACGCCTACGCGGCCGAGGACGGCTCGGGCGACGTCTACTTCGACGTCCGGTCCTGGCCAGCGTACGGCTCGCTGTCGGGCCAGCGCATCGACGACATGGAGGCGGCCGAGGACGCCGACCCGCGCGGCAAGCGGGACCCCCGCGACTTCGCGCTGTGGAAGGGCCACAAGCGCGGGGAGCCGGCGACGGCCTCCTGGCCCACCCCCTGGGGGCGCGGCCGGCCGGGCTGGCACCTGGAGTGCTCGGCCATGGCCGGCAAGTACCTGGGCGACGAGTTCGACATCCACGGCGGCGGGCTGGACCTGCGCTTCCCGCACCACGAGAACGAGCTCGCGCAGTCGACGGCGGCCGGCCAGCGGTTCGCCCGGTTCTGGATGCACAACGCCTGGGTCACCGCGGCCGGGGAGAAGATGAGCAAGTCCCTCGGCAACGGGGCGCTGGTCTCGGAGGTGACGCAGGCCTACCCGCCGCGTGCCGTCCGCTTCTACCTCGCCCAACCCCACTACCGCTCCGCCATCGAGTTCTCCGACGACTCGCTGGCCGAGGCGACCGCTGCGCTCGCGCGCATCGACGGCTTCGTCACCCGCGCCGCCGAGCTGGTCCCCGACGCCCCGGCCGCCGCGCTGCCGGAGGCGTTCGTCGCGGCCATGGACGACGACCTGTCGACCCCGGCCGCGGTGGCGGTGCTGTACGCCGCCGTCCGCGACGGCAACACCGCCCTGGACGCCGGCGACCTGGACACCCTGGCGCTGCAGCTGGGCCGGACCCGGGCGATGCTCGGCGTGCTCGGCCTCGACGCCGACGACCCGGTCTGGCAGCGGGGCGGCGCGGCGGGCGCCGGCCAGGACTACCGACCCGTCGTCGACGGGCTGGTGGCCGCCCTCGTGGAGCAGCGCGCCGCGGCCCGCGCCCGCAAGGACTTCACGGCGGCCGACGCCGTCCGGAACGCGTTGGCGGCGCTCGGCGTCGTCCTCGAGGACACCCCGCGGGGGACCCGGTGGTCACTCGCCGCCCCGCCCGAGATCACCACAGGAGCCTGA